One segment of Thermosynechococcus sp. HN-54 DNA contains the following:
- the gshA gene encoding glutamate--cysteine ligase — protein sequence MLSKGFEVELYTGKPTGEIVGLSDRIVRDLPGFVREPDSRNVEFTTPPVLLYDQALCDLLRPRFRLRAYLQSLGDLTLVPGSTLSLGDTQHFYRSDPQNPYHTYIEQTYGTRVVTASVHINIGLRDPEELIRACRLVRLEAPLFLALSAASPFLDGKVTGYHSTRWAIFPKTPPQVPLFTSHGHFIEWTEQQLQLGTMQNVRHLWSSVRPNGDRRPYDLNRLELRICDLVTDPIALLAITALLEARLLQLLDTPDLDPLRWGDGEMLAQLADDNEQLAAKSSLEAVLTHWRDRRQLTAAAWVAELYEEVWPIAKAQGFSCFLAPIKKLLRQGNTAQQWLAQYAAGQSMPEIMAAAVREMAATEQEFADQLCQPVAAVRG from the coding sequence ACCCACGGGCGAGATTGTGGGACTATCGGATCGCATTGTGAGAGACTTGCCGGGGTTTGTACGTGAACCCGATAGCCGCAATGTCGAATTTACAACCCCCCCTGTGCTTCTCTATGACCAAGCCCTCTGTGACCTGCTGCGACCCCGCTTTCGGCTGCGCGCTTATCTGCAATCTTTGGGGGATTTAACGCTGGTTCCCGGTAGTACGCTGAGTCTAGGGGATACTCAACACTTTTATCGCTCTGACCCCCAGAATCCCTACCACACCTACATTGAGCAAACCTATGGCACACGGGTTGTCACCGCCAGTGTCCACATCAACATTGGCCTGCGGGATCCAGAAGAGTTGATCCGTGCCTGTCGGCTGGTGCGGCTGGAGGCACCCCTGTTTCTGGCACTAAGTGCTGCTTCACCGTTTCTCGACGGCAAGGTGACGGGCTATCACTCCACCCGTTGGGCAATCTTTCCCAAAACACCCCCGCAAGTGCCCCTATTTACCAGCCATGGCCATTTTATTGAGTGGACAGAGCAGCAACTCCAACTCGGCACAATGCAAAATGTGCGGCATTTGTGGAGTTCCGTTCGCCCCAATGGCGATCGCCGGCCCTATGATCTCAATCGTCTTGAGCTGCGCATTTGTGATCTAGTCACGGATCCCATTGCCCTACTGGCGATTACCGCTCTCCTAGAGGCACGACTCCTGCAATTGCTCGATACCCCTGACCTTGACCCTCTGCGCTGGGGCGATGGCGAAATGCTGGCACAATTAGCAGATGACAATGAGCAGCTGGCTGCAAAAAGTAGTCTAGAGGCCGTGCTGACCCATTGGCGCGATCGCCGGCAACTGACAGCAGCCGCTTGGGTCGCTGAACTGTATGAAGAGGTTTGGCCGATCGCCAAAGCCCAGGGCTTTAGCTGCTTTCTCGCCCCGATCAAGAAACTCCTGCGACAGGGAAATACTGCCCAGCAATGGCTGGCTCAATATGCAGCGGGGCAATCAATGCCTGAGATCATGGCCGCAGCCGTGCGGGAAATGGCCGCTACCGAACAGGAATTTGCTGATCAACTCTGTCAACCAGTG